The Pirellulales bacterium genome includes a window with the following:
- a CDS encoding response regulator: MLAMIVDDSRPIRRIEGDILAELGFETVSACNGREALERLRLQPLPDLVLVDWNMPEMNGLELVKAIRDDARLAGMTVVMVTTETEPDQMLRALTAGADEYLMKPFQKDSLIDKLRLVGVIK, encoded by the coding sequence ATGCTGGCGATGATTGTTGACGACTCCCGGCCGATCCGGCGGATCGAAGGGGACATCCTGGCCGAATTGGGCTTTGAGACGGTTTCCGCCTGCAATGGGCGCGAAGCGCTGGAGCGGCTGCGGCTCCAGCCGCTTCCCGATTTGGTGCTGGTGGATTGGAACATGCCGGAGATGAACGGACTGGAACTGGTCAAGGCGATCCGCGACGATGCTCGGCTTGCCGGGATGACGGTCGTGATGGTCACCACCGAAACCGAACCCGATCAGATGCTCCGGGCCCTCACTGCCGGAGCGGATGAATATTTGATGAAACCGTTTCAAAAGGATAGCCTGATCGACAAGCTGCGGCTCGTGGGAGTGATCAAGTAA